DNA sequence from the Nitrospirota bacterium genome:
GGCGTGATTACCATGAAGTGTTATCTGGCCTTTGCTGAGGATTATCTTGTTGGTAGTCAGGATGTCTTGAAGATTACAGTCTATGAGCATCCGGACCTTACAACAGTGGTAAGGGTTAGTGAAGAGGGAAAGATAACTTTCCCTTTAATAGGCGAATTAGAGGTGAAAAACCTGAGCGTTCAACAGATAGAAAAGAGTATAGCCAAAGGGCTCTCTGCAGGATATATTACAAACCCTCAGGTTACGGTCTTCATCGAACAGTATAAAGGCCAGAAGGTAACAGTCATCGGAGAGGTGACAAAACCAGGCCAGTATGAGATTACCGGCCCTACTTTTGTTTCAGATGCAATCTCTATGGCATTTGGAATGACAAAAGACGCAGGTTACGCTATAACCCTGCTCAGAAAAGAGTCAACAGAACGTGGTGTACATTATAAGAAGATTTTTATAGATGTGGACAGATTATTTAAGGATGGCGATTTTACCCATAATGTCAAGCTACAGGACAGAGATGTAATTTATGTCCCGAGGGTTGAATTCTTTTACATATACGGCGAGGTTAATAAACCCGGTGTTTACAGAATAGAAAAGGGCCTTACCATTAAAAGGGCCGTATCCATAGCAGGCGGCTTCACGCCAAAGGCATCAAAAAGCAGGATAGAGATTACAAGGCGTCAAGGAGAAAAAGACGTTATTAAAAATGGGACTCTCGATGAGCTTGTGCAAATGGATGATGCCATTATGATAAAGGAGAGTATATTCTGAGATGGAGATAAGCCGGTATTGGGAAATCATAAAAGAAAGGAAATGGATTGTTATTGCGGCCTTTTTAACAACCGTGTTAGCTACATTTGTCGGCTCTCTCCTGTGGCCTCCACAATATGAGGCAACAGCTACTCTGGTCCTCGATTACGACAGCAGTAATCCTATGAATTTAAGCGTTTTACCCACAGCAGTTATTCCCCAGTCCGCTGAATACATAAACACCCAGATAGAAATTATCAAGAGCAGGAAGATCGCTATTGGAGTAGTTGACTTCCTGAAGCTTGACAAACACCCGGACATTATAAAAGAGTTCAATAAAGCAAGAGAGAAAAACCCTATTTTCTTCTGGAAAAGCGATAAAAATCTGGACATCAAGAACTGGCTTGCCGACGAATTTCTTTCCGAATATATAAAGGTTGAACCTGCAAGGGATGCAAGGTTTCTGTATATAAAATTTTATTCTTCGGACCCTGACTTTTCAGCAGCAGTGGTCAATGCCTATGCGAAAGTTTATACAGACCATAACCTGGAACTTAAAGTATTACCTTTCAGGGAGGCAGGTAAATGGTTTTCAGACAAGCTCAACGATGCAAAGGGAAAGGCAGATGAGGCCAGTGGGCAGTTACGGGAATATCAGAAAAAAAAGGGGATTGTCTCCCACGAGGGGAGGTATTACGATGATGCAGTTCAGAGACTGGAGCAGATTAACAGGGAGA
Encoded proteins:
- a CDS encoding SLBB domain-containing protein, with protein sequence MSTGFRDFARVSIVLFEEIFLNLRYRGSIFLIISIIMGVITMKCYLAFAEDYLVGSQDVLKITVYEHPDLTTVVRVSEEGKITFPLIGELEVKNLSVQQIEKSIAKGLSAGYITNPQVTVFIEQYKGQKVTVIGEVTKPGQYEITGPTFVSDAISMAFGMTKDAGYAITLLRKESTERGVHYKKIFIDVDRLFKDGDFTHNVKLQDRDVIYVPRVEFFYIYGEVNKPGVYRIEKGLTIKRAVSIAGGFTPKASKSRIEITRRQGEKDVIKNGTLDELVQMDDAIMIKESIF